TCCGCTACATCGCCGCGTCGAACTTCTCCGGCTGGCACCTCATGAAGTCGCTGTCGGTGAGTGAGCGTTACGGCTGGGCCCGCTACATCGGTCACCAGGTCTACTACTCGCTGGTAGGCCGCGACTACGAGTGGGAGCTGATGCCTCTCGCCGCCGAGCAGGGCGTGGGCGCGCTCGTCTGGTCGCCCCTTGGCTGGGGCCGTCTCACTGGCAAAATCCGCCGCGGCCATCCGCTGCCCGAGACCAGCCGCCTCAACTCGAAGCTGGCCGTAGACGCTGGCCCGCAGGTTCCCGAGGAGTATCTCTACAAGGTCGTCGACGCCCTTGTAGAGGTCGCCTCCGAGACCGGCAAGACCGTCCCGCAGGTCGCCCTCAACTGGGTCCTCCGTCGTCCCACCATTTCGACCGTCATCATCGGTGCCCGCAACGAAGAGCAGTTGAAGCAGAACCTCGCCGCCGTAGGCTGGCAGCTCACACCAGAGCAGATTGCCAAACTCGACGCTGCCAGCGCCGTCCCGCTCGCCTATCCCTACTGGCACCAGGCCTTCTTCTCGGAGCGCAATCCCTTCCCCGTCCCCCAGAAGTAGCCGGCCGTTTACAGGTCTGTGCCCCATCTCATCGCAGCAACATCGCGATGAGTGGGACAGCCTGAGGTCACTCCGAATAATTCGGCAACTGCTTCAGGTGGTGCTTCAAGTGAGCGATGTAGTCCTCGATCAGGAAGCCCAGCTCCAGCGGGCCTTCTTCGAAGTGCCACACGTTCCCCAGATGCTCGAGCCGAACATGTTGAATTACGTAGGCAAGATGCGTGTTGAAGACCCGCCACGTCTCGAGTGCCTGCATCCACGGCATCACCGCGTAGCACTGCACCGCGACCCACTCCTCCTGCTTGTAGCCGGGAAGATGCAGGTCGGGCTCGATCTGCAGCCGCACAAAGCGCTGGTGATTGTTCGCCGCCGAGTCGATCAAATGCCCGATGACCTGCTTCGGGCTCCACTTGTTCTTCCCCAGCGGCTGCGTGGTCAGCGGCTCCGGCAGACGGCAAAGCGTGTCGAAACCCTGCTCGACGACCGCGCGGAGTTCGGCGGCAAGCTTCTTCGGTTCAAGTGCGGATAGATCGCTGGGCTGGGCGTACCGCATTGGCATAAACCTCTCCTCAAAACACTCTAACCTCCGAGCGGCACGGCAACCGGCTTGCCCTTTTCGTTCACACGAACCTTCGCCGCCGGCGTGTGATGGTCGTGCGTGAATAGCACCGTCCACTGCTCCGGAATCGCCCGCTCATAAAACCGCTTCCGTTCCGCAATGCACCGCACCGGATCCAGGTCATACGCGATCACCCACGTCGGGTCGAGATGGTGCGCCGTCGGAACCAGGTCGCCGATGTAGCATGCATGCTCGCTCGCTCCGCCATGCGACTTCGACTCGATATGAACGCCGATCATCTGTGCCGTGTGCCCCGGAAACTCCTCAACGGAAATCCCGGGCACGATCTCCGGATTGGCCCGGATGCCGTCGCTCGTAAGCAGCGTCATCTGGCCGGACTCAATCAGAGGATCGTAGTTCG
This Granulicella aggregans DNA region includes the following protein-coding sequences:
- a CDS encoding aldo/keto reductase yields the protein MEYRQLGKSGFKVPELCFGCGTFGGQDNEFFKAWGASDVAEARKIVDICMEAGLNFFDTSDIYSYGSSEEVLGKAIDHIKREDVLISTKATFRFGKGPNDVGSSRYHLTQALEGSLKRLGTDYIDVYHLHAFDATTPVEETLNTLDNFIRQGKVRYIAASNFSGWHLMKSLSVSERYGWARYIGHQVYYSLVGRDYEWELMPLAAEQGVGALVWSPLGWGRLTGKIRRGHPLPETSRLNSKLAVDAGPQVPEEYLYKVVDALVEVASETGKTVPQVALNWVLRRPTISTVIIGARNEEQLKQNLAAVGWQLTPEQIAKLDAASAVPLAYPYWHQAFFSERNPFPVPQK
- a CDS encoding DinB family protein → MPMRYAQPSDLSALEPKKLAAELRAVVEQGFDTLCRLPEPLTTQPLGKNKWSPKQVIGHLIDSAANNHQRFVRLQIEPDLHLPGYKQEEWVAVQCYAVMPWMQALETWRVFNTHLAYVIQHVRLEHLGNVWHFEEGPLELGFLIEDYIAHLKHHLKQLPNYSE